The Streptomyces sp. NBC_01268 genome segment TCCCTGCCGTCCTCCCCGTGGTGGGCCGGGCCCTGCGCGACCGCAAGCACCTGTTCCTCCTTGAGCCGCAGCGCCCGCAGGGCCGTGACGAGCACGGTGAGGCCGGGGGCGAAGGCGGGTGCCTCGCGTAGCAGGCCGGCCACGAGGGCCGCGCCTCGGGGTCCGAGCCGCTCCCAGCCGTCCAGGACGAGGACGCGGGGGGCTCCGGGGGCGGCGAGTCTGCGGCGCAGCAGCCGGGCGAGCGCGGGCAGGTTCTCGGGGGTGAGGAGGTCGGCCGGTTCCCACAGCGCCTCGACGCCCTCGCGCCGCAACGCCTCCCGCAGGAGCCGGGACTTGAGCGGCCCCGGGGGGCCGGTCAGTGTCAGCAGCCCCGCACCGTCGCGTATCGACCCTCGCAGAACCGCCAGTTCGTGCTCGCGGCCCGCCAACGAACGCCCCGTTTCCGCCATCTGCCCCTGTCCGCCCCGTTGCTATGGATCCGGTCTCATACGCCTGACTTCGTGGCGGGGCACCGCCAGTACGGCTTGAATGCATATGCCCCGGGACAAAATCCTGGGGGACCGAAGCAAACCGGCCAAGCCATTGTCGTGAATCGACCAAGGAGACGCATGCCATCCGGGAAATCCGTCCTGGGAGAGCCGGATCTGGCGCTGATCCACCACTGCGTGCCGGCACCGCGTTTCTCGGGGCGGCCGGTGTGGGCGCTGATCAGGGCTGACGTGCCCTCGCTCGCGGTGGTGTCGGCGGCGGCGATGGCCCGGCTGCGGCAGACCCGGCCGGTGACCTCGGTGACCGGCAGGCACAACGGGTCGTCGGGGCCTGGCTGCGCTCGGCCGGCGACCTGCTCGACATCACCACGTCGATGGAGCGGGCGGCGCCCGCGCTGCGGATCACCGGACCGCGCTGAGCCTGCACACCCACAAGTCGGGCGCGCGGGCGCTGGGGCCGGACGGGCGCCGGCTGCACCACGTACGCCCGGACCTGCACGCGCCTTTGTGGCAGGACCGCTTCGTCTGAGGCTTTCCCTCCGCGGGGGCGGGCGTGAGAATGGCGGCATGGAGTTCGTCGTGTTCGTGACCCTGCCGGGGCTCGTCATCCTGCTGACCGCGCTCGCGTTCGGCGACCAGGTCCTGCGTGCCACCGGGCGCGGGCGGCGGTCGGGCCAGATCTCCTCCACCGGCTTCGAGCAGCTGCACGCCACCTTCTCGCAGGGCAAGCAGAACGAGCTCAAGGAGCGGCAGAGCTCCCTCGTGATGCGTGACGACGAGGAGGACGGCGCCCCGCCGCACCACTCCACGGTGGATCTGACGGGCGGGCGCGCCGTCATCAGGATGCCGTCCACGGCGCCGCTCACGCCGTCTTCGAGGCCCGTGCCGCCTACGGCGCCTTCGTCGCCTTGATCGAGTACATCAGCGGGATCCGGGGCCGGTCGGCCGCGAAGCGGTAGTAGCCGTCCTCGTGCTGAGCGAGGGTCCCGAAGCGCGGGACGAGGGTCACGTCGTGCTCGTGCAGGAACTCGATGCGCAGCCCCGCCTTCGCCAGGGCCGTGACGACCTCGCCGACCGGGTGGACCCACTCCACGCTGCGGTTGTGGACGGTCGCGGCGTCGCGGTCCGCGTACGTGCCGGACGAGGTGTCCACCCAGGGCTCGCGCACGAAGTAGTCGTTGATGAGGCGGGTCCCGGTCTCGTCGTCGAAGGAGTCCGCCATGGGGTGGAACTCGGCGACGTACAGGAATCCGCCGGGCGCGACCAGCGAGGCGGCCGTCTCGGCCCAGCGGTCGAGGTCGGGCAGCCAGCACAGCGCGCCGACGCCGGTGTAGACGATGTCGTACGAGGAGTCCGGCACCGCCTCGGCGGCGTCGTGGACGTCGGCCGCGACGAACGCCGCCCGGTCCGGGGTGAGGCCGAGGTCGGCGGCGAGGGAGCGGGCGCTCTCCACGGCCGGCTCGGAGAAGTCCAGGCCGACGACGCGCGCGGCGCCGTGGCGGGCCCAGGACAGGGTGTCCAGGCCGATGTGGCACTGGAGGTGCAGCAGGGAGCGCCCCGTGACGTCGCCGACCTCCGCGCGTTCGAAGTCGCGCAGGGCGTCCTTGCCGGCGCGGAAGTCGTCGAGGCCGTAGTAGTCGCTGGCGGCGTGGATCGGGACGCGTTCGTCCCAGAGGGCTCGGTTGGCGGCGTACCAGTCGTCGGGGGTCGGTGCGTACATGCCCGGGAGGTTATCCACAGGCTGCGGACACGGCGAACGAATTGTCGGCCGGGCGGAGCATCATGGCTGCATGACTGAGCGCAAGGCGACTGAGAGCACGACGACCGAGAGCACGGAGGCCGGGGGCACGACGGCCGCGGGCAGGACCGGGGCCGCCGGGGCCGCGGACGTGCCGCGGTGGCAGCAGCGGTTCCGCGCGCCGCGGGTCTCGCTGCCCGAGTGGGCCGAGGAGGCCCCGGACCGCTCGCTGTTCGTGTCCAACGCGACGGGGACGTACGAGCTGTACGCGTGGGACCGGGCGACCGGCGGACAGCGGCAGGTCACCGACCGGCCGAACGGGACGACGGACGGCACGCTCTCGCCCGACGGGCAGTGGATCTGGTGGTTCGCGGACACCGACGGCGACGAGTTCGGGGTGTGGATGCGCCAGCCCTTCCACGAGGGCGACGGCGCGGACGGCGGCGCGGACGAGCCGGCCGTGCCGGGTCTGGAGGCCTCCTATCCGGCGGGGCTCGCGATCGGCCGCGACGGCACCGTCGTGGTGGGCCGGTCCACGGACGAGGACGGCTCGACCGTGCACCTGCTGCGGCCGGGCGCGGCCGGGCCGGTGGAGATCTACCGGCACCGCGAGTCGGCCGGCGTCGGCGACCTGTCGCACGACGGGAGCCTGATCGCGATCGAGCACACCGAGCACGGCGACTCGATGCACTCCTCGGTCCGGATCCTGCGCGCGGCCGACGCCTCGGTGCTGGCCGAGCTCGACGACACCAAGGGCGGCACGGAGGAGCTGGGGCTCGGCGTCCTCGGCTTCGCGCCGGTGGACGGCGACACCCGGCTGCTCGTCGGGCACCAGCGGCGGGGCCGCTGGGAGCCGATGCTGTGGGACGTGGCGACGGGCACCGAGACCGACCTGCGCCTCGACCTGCCGGGCGACGTGTCGGCGGAGTGGTACCCGGACGGCTCGGGGCTCCTCGTCGTGCACAGCTTCGAGGCCCGCAGCGAGCTCTGGCGGTACGAGATCGGCACCGGGGCCCTGGTCCGGGTGGAGACGCCGGCCGGCTCCGTGTCGAGCGCGACGGCCCGCCCGGACGGCTCGGTGGAGTACCTGTGGTCCTCGGCCGCCCAGCCGCCGGTGGTGCGTTCCACGGACGGCTCGGTCGTCCTCGACCCGCCCGGCCCGAAGGCGCCGCCGTCGGTGCCCGTGGCGGACGTGTGGGTGGACGGCCCCGGCGGGCGGGTGCACGCGCTCGTGCAGCGCCCGGCGGAGGGCGAGGGCCCGTTCCCGACGGTGTTCGAGGTGCACGGCGGTCCGACCTGGCACGACAGCGACGCCTTCGCGTCCGGCCCGGCGGCCTGGCTCGACCACGGCTACGCGGTGGTGCGGGTCAACTACCGCGGCTCCACCGGTTACGGCCGGGAGTGGACGGACGCGCTGAAGCACCGGGTCGGCCTGATCGAGCTGGAGGACATCGGCGCGGTCCGCGCGTGGGCGGTGGCGAGCGGCCTCGCCGACCCGGAGCGGCTCGTCCTGTCGGGCGGCTCCTGGGGCGGCTATCTCACCCTGCTCGGCCTCGGCACCCAGCCGGAGGCCTGGGCGGTGGGTCTCGCGGCCGTGCCCGTCGCCGACTACGTGGCGGCGTACGAGGACGAGATGGAGGCCCTGAAGGCCCTGGACCGCACCCTGCTCGGCGGCTCGCCGGAGGAGGTGCCGGAGCGGTTCGCCGCCTCCTCGCCGATCACCTACGTGGACGCGGTGAAGGCCCCGGTCCACATCACGGCCGGCGTCAACGACCCGCGCTGCCCGATCCGGCAGATCGACAACTACGTGGACCGGCTGGCCGCCCGGGGCGCGGTGCACGACGTGTACCGGTACGACGCGGGGCACGGCTCGCTGGTCGTGGAGGAACGGATCAAGCAGGTCGGCCTGGACCTGGCCTTCGCGGCGAAGCACCTGGGGACCCGGCCGCAGGAGGGCTGAGCCCGCTTGCGTACCGTGGGGGTGTGTACCGGTTCCTGAGAACGCCCCGCTGGTGGGGGATCAACGTCTTCGTCCTGCTGGCGATCCCGTTCTGCGTGTTCATGGGGACCTGGCAGCTGGGCAAGTTCGAGGACCGCGTCGACTCCCACCGGGAGGCCGAGCGGCGGCCCGACCCGGCGACCCAGCGCACCGAGCCGCTGGACTCGCTGCTGCCCGTGGACAAGGAGACCTCGGGCCGCGTCGCGCAGGCCAGCGGGCGGTACGGGGAGCAGTTCCTGGTCCCCGACCGGGCGCTGGACGGGCGCTCCGGCGCGTACGTCCTCACCCTCCTGAAGACGGACGGCGGCAAGGTGCTGC includes the following:
- a CDS encoding class I SAM-dependent methyltransferase, whose translation is MYAPTPDDWYAANRALWDERVPIHAASDYYGLDDFRAGKDALRDFERAEVGDVTGRSLLHLQCHIGLDTLSWARHGAARVVGLDFSEPAVESARSLAADLGLTPDRAAFVAADVHDAAEAVPDSSYDIVYTGVGALCWLPDLDRWAETAASLVAPGGFLYVAEFHPMADSFDDETGTRLINDYFVREPWVDTSSGTYADRDAATVHNRSVEWVHPVGEVVTALAKAGLRIEFLHEHDVTLVPRFGTLAQHEDGYYRFAADRPRIPLMYSIKATKAP
- a CDS encoding S9 family peptidase gives rise to the protein MTERKATESTTTESTEAGGTTAAGRTGAAGAADVPRWQQRFRAPRVSLPEWAEEAPDRSLFVSNATGTYELYAWDRATGGQRQVTDRPNGTTDGTLSPDGQWIWWFADTDGDEFGVWMRQPFHEGDGADGGADEPAVPGLEASYPAGLAIGRDGTVVVGRSTDEDGSTVHLLRPGAAGPVEIYRHRESAGVGDLSHDGSLIAIEHTEHGDSMHSSVRILRAADASVLAELDDTKGGTEELGLGVLGFAPVDGDTRLLVGHQRRGRWEPMLWDVATGTETDLRLDLPGDVSAEWYPDGSGLLVVHSFEARSELWRYEIGTGALVRVETPAGSVSSATARPDGSVEYLWSSAAQPPVVRSTDGSVVLDPPGPKAPPSVPVADVWVDGPGGRVHALVQRPAEGEGPFPTVFEVHGGPTWHDSDAFASGPAAWLDHGYAVVRVNYRGSTGYGREWTDALKHRVGLIELEDIGAVRAWAVASGLADPERLVLSGGSWGGYLTLLGLGTQPEAWAVGLAAVPVADYVAAYEDEMEALKALDRTLLGGSPEEVPERFAASSPITYVDAVKAPVHITAGVNDPRCPIRQIDNYVDRLAARGAVHDVYRYDAGHGSLVVEERIKQVGLDLAFAAKHLGTRPQEG
- a CDS encoding DUF6191 domain-containing protein — its product is MEFVVFVTLPGLVILLTALAFGDQVLRATGRGRRSGQISSTGFEQLHATFSQGKQNELKERQSSLVMRDDEEDGAPPHHSTVDLTGGRAVIRMPSTAPLTPSSRPVPPTAPSSP